The DNA window ATCTTCTGTGAAAACCCTGTTTTGTGGTCATTTACAGGAACTGGCCAATCAACTGCTTCACATTTGCCTTCAAATGATGCTATCGTCTCCATGCCTCTCACAAATGCCTTAACAATCACTGTGGCAGTGGAgcttacagatgtcagggctgtgCAGCTGGTATTCAGGGGAGCTTCAGTAAGGCTAGGAGCAGCACTAGAAGGCCTAGAGGAAGGAGCCACGCCAGAAGAGCTGCTGACTTTCCTTGTAAGGATGGTGCTCACCGCCTTGAGGGCTTTAGACTGAAAGTCGGGGCTAGAGAGGGTCTGAAGCTTTCTGGACACCACACTGCTAGAGGATCCAGTCTCTTTGAGAAAGTGAGTGGTCCCTTCTTTCCCAGATGGACACTCAACATCAAGGTCACATTGAAGATTGGTCAGAAATTTAGACCCCAAGATTGTCATCTTCTTGGCCAGATCCAATAGGATGTTGTAGTCCTGTGCCATTTTGTCCATTGTGCCGACAATGGCATTCAGCACATCATCGGTCACAGGGTCCATGAGGGGCTCGATAAACCCTACCCACTCTGGCTCAGACGTTTGGCTCTGTAGCTCGGCCAGGATCTGCACCGAGGCTACCCGAATGACCTCCTTGCCTGCTGCTATGTCCTGACTGTCCATAGGGGGGCAACTCCCCGAGCTGGCCTGAATGGCCACTGAGAGGCCAGAGTTAAGCTGGTGTACTACCTCCCCCGCGATAGCATAGCTCAACtcggaagagctggaggaggtggGGTTGGAGTGACCCTCAACCAGGGATATCAGGAGGCTCTCTTCCGTTACCCCAAAGAGAGCTTTCAGAGGCTCCTCCATGAGGGGAGCCTCTCTAGTTGCTGGCA is part of the Salmo trutta chromosome 34, fSalTru1.1, whole genome shotgun sequence genome and encodes:
- the LOC115173355 gene encoding uncharacterized protein LOC115173355 isoform X6 — protein: MKNNLTFEQLSMLCLKIVKVVTQTALRILLPALARIMGVDLRSGAASPESQCSLTGSEDSLGSLDEREKRLLISEMNYWTKERRRNGSAGCRQKSTRRTSSPCWSPKSSQTSLQSLPATREAPLMEEPLKALFGVTEESLLISLVEGHSNPTSSSSSELSYAIAGEVVHQLNSGLSVAIQASSGSCPPMDSQDIAAGKEVIRVASVQILAELQSQTSEPEWVGFIEPLMDPVTDDVLNAIVGTMDKMAQDYNILLDLAKKMTILGSKFLTNLQCDLDVECPSGKEGTTHFLKETGSSSSVVSRKLQTLSSPDFQSKALKAVSTILTRKVSSSSGVAPSSRPSSAAPSLTEAPLNTSCTALTSVSSTATVIVKAFVRGMETIASFEGKCEAVDWPVPVNDHKTGFSQKITFSPARTLYGLIRAKLRDLLTLSAREEGVAKDASLQESSDTLEKATVSTVEVQLPSTKLSRVPSESQPIPALCLSNLDNSTQEVLSSVFSIYKSELSKVESKCLAVVSSSDESLDTCWLVDGDYAISQSPSPNEDLSVSTQCSQLSSEECQNHTVLY